Proteins encoded together in one Plectropomus leopardus isolate mb chromosome 19, YSFRI_Pleo_2.0, whole genome shotgun sequence window:
- the LOC121958550 gene encoding cytochrome c oxidase subunit 7A-related protein, mitochondrial, producing the protein MYYKFSGFTQKLTGSAPTAAYSPQGLRPGVPAESPAMIFATPTKVVSESGATVEYLGTNRVPDLQRLFQTSDGIPIHLKRGVPDRLLYRTTMALTVGGALYCMVALYFAAQPSNK; encoded by the exons ATGTACTACAAGTTCAGTGGTTTTACCCAGAAACTGACGGGATCTGCTCCCACGGCCGCCTACAGCCCTCAG gggcTGAGGCCGGGTGTGCCAGCAGAGTCCCCTGCCATGATCTTTGCCACCCCCACCAAAGTGGTGTCAGAGTCCGGGGCCACAGTGGAGTACCTGGGAACAAACAGGGTTCCTGACCTTCAGAGGTTATTCCAG ACGTCAGACGGTATCCCCATTCATTTGAAGCGTGGAGTTCCCGACAGGCTACTGTACCGCACCACCATGGCTCTCACTGTGGGAGGCGCTCTCTACTGTATGGTGGCTCTTTACTTCGCAGCGCAGCCCAGCAATAAGTga